One Ricinus communis isolate WT05 ecotype wild-type chromosome 1, ASM1957865v1, whole genome shotgun sequence DNA window includes the following coding sequences:
- the LOC8278072 gene encoding E3 ubiquitin-protein ligase RING1 encodes MSLYQPPPPLPLPPPPPPPPPPPPPPHSLSLYSNDFMQQLLGVLIGALILMQIAAIYICIKSAARFFYQTQNHNDTEQGRPRNRPPQPQPGNQLPRPQPLPPERMARAKVIVIAGRVFEYKSEVQKPNVFCRECVICLEEFKDGEECRIFTKCNHFYHKGCIDKWLIKHRHCPICRESVRPRANDHIPV; translated from the coding sequence ATGTCTCTTTATCAACCACCGCCACCGCTACCGCTACCGCCACCGCCACCGCCACCGCCTCCGCCTCCGCCTCCGCCTCATTCTCTGTCTTTGTATAGCAATGATTTCATGCAACAGTTACTGGGTGTTTTAATTGGAGCACTAATATTAATGCAAATAGCAGCAATTTACATATGCATTAAATCCGCAGCAAGGTTCTTTTATCAAACCCAAAACCACAATGATACAGAACAAGGACGTCCCAGAAACCGACCACCACAGCCACAGCCAGGAAACCAACTACCACGGCCGCAGCCATTGCCGCCCGAGAGGATGGCGAGAGCGAAGGTTATAGTAATAGCAGGGCGTGTTTTTGAGTACAAGAGTGaagtgcagaaaccgaacgtGTTTTGCAGGGAATGTGTTATTTGTTTGGAAGAATTTAAAGATGGTGAAGAGTGTAGGATCTTCACAAAGTGCAACCATTTTTATCATAAGGGTTGCATTGATAAATGGCTGATTAAGCACCGGCATTGCCCGATTTGTCGCGAATCTGTTCGGCCTCGGGCTAATGATCATATTCCGGTTTAG
- the LOC8278071 gene encoding glucan endo-1,3-beta-glucosidase, which translates to MANPYFSPLLLLLILLPSTTATYTVGVNYGTVANNLPPPSQVAAFLKSQTTINSIKIFDANPDILRAFANTGISVTVTVGNGDIPSLSKLDAAKSWISSNILPFYPQTLIKYIAVGNEILATADKNLIAHTLPAMKALKSALEIANITAVKVSTPHSLGILSSSEPPSTGRFRKGYDKRIFAPILEYHRQTKSPFMVNPYPYFGFRSETLNYALFKPNGGVFDSATGKNYTNMFDAQLDAVFSAMKRLGYEDVDIVVAETGWPSAGDPNQPGVSLENALSYNGNLVKHVNSGIGTPLMPNRTFETYLFALFNENLKPTVSEQNFGLFKPDFTPVYDVGVLRNPRAKGPTAPAPSSSQGKKWCVPKSDASEDALQKNIDYVCSTGVDCRAIQAGGPCFDPNTVRSHASYAMNAYYQTFGRQDYNCDFNHTGRLTNSDPSYEACSYPFDGLKLEEKSVAGGSTRLLFRNAVVGCCLIFVNLNLFLFYNLL; encoded by the exons atggCAAACCCTTACTTCTCTCCTCTTCTCCTCCTTCTCATCCTCCTCCCTTCCACCACCGCCACCTATACAGTGGGTGTCAACTACGGCACAGTCGCAAACAACCTCCCACCACCATCACAAGTTGCTGCATTCCTCAAATCCCAAACCACCATCAACAGCATCAAGATCTTTGACGCCAACCCCGACATTCTCCGCGCCTTTGCCAACACCGGTATTTCCGTAACCGTCACAGTAGGAAACGGTGACATCCCTTCCCTCTCAAAACTTGACGCCGCTAAGTCATGGATTTCATCCAACATTTTACCATTTTACCCTCAGACTCTCATCAAATACATCGCAGTAGGTAACGAGATCCTCGCTACTGCTGATAAAAACCTAATAGCTCACACTTTGCCTGCCATGAAAGCACTCAAATCAGCTCTTGAAATCGCTAACATCACTGCCGTTAAAGTCTCCACGCCGCATTCGTTAGGGATATTATCGTCATCTGAACCACCGAGTACTGGCCGCTTTCGTAAGGGTTACGATAAGAGAATATTTGCTCCGATTCTTGAATATCACCGTCAAACTAAGTCTCCCTTCATGGTTAATCCATATCCCTACTTTGGTTTCAGATCAGAGACGTTAAACTACGCTCTGTTTAAGCCAAACGGTGGCGTTTTCGACTCAGCTACTGGGAAGAATTACACCAACATGTTTGATGCTCAGCTTGATGCAGTTTTTTCAGCGATGAAAAGGTTAGGTTATGAGGATGTTGATATTGTTGTAGCGGAAACGGGTTGGCCTTCAGCAGGTGACCCGAATCAACCGGGTGTGAGCTTGGAGAATGCGCTGTCGTATAATGGAAATCTCGTGAAGCATGTGAATTCTGGGATAGGAACTCCTTTGATGCCTAATAGAACTTTCGAGACTTACCTTTTCGCTCTTTTTAACGAGAATCTTAAACCGACCGTTTCGGAGCAGAATTTCGGGTTGTTTAAACCGGACTTTACGCCCGTTTATGACGTCGGCGTTTTGCGTAACCCGCGG GCGAAGGGTCCCACAGCACCGGCACCATCGTCAAGCCAGGGCAAGAAGTGGTGCGTGCCGAAATCAGACGCTAGCGAAGATGCGTTGCAGAAAAACATAGATTACGTGTGCAGCACCGGAGTAGATTGCAGAGCAATACAAGCAGGCGGGCCATGCTTCGACCCGAATACAGTGCGGTCACATGCATCATACGCAATGAACGCCTATTATCAGACCTTTGGTCGGCAGGATTATAACTGTGATTTTAACCACACAGGAAGGCTCACCAACTCTGATCCAA GTTACGAGGCGTGTAGTTATCCTTTTGACGGGCTAAAGCTGGAAGAGAAGTCGGTGGCGGGAGGATCGACGAGATTATTATTCAGGAATGCTGTGGTGGGATGTTGCTTGATTTTTGTAAATTTgaatcttttcttattttataatttattgtgA
- the LOC8278073 gene encoding CAX-interacting protein 4, which produces MPATAGRVRMPANNRVHSSAALQTHGIWQSAIGYDPYAPNKDDAKSSSQQKSTSNNASEPEAENAYASFQGLLALARITGSNADEARGACKRCGRVGHLAFQCRNFLSIKDDSKEKDPDAIQAAVLSGLEKIKGSARKKEESEEEDEEESESSDSDVDSEIERIIAERYGKKRSSKRRSSKDDDDSEADDGERKKRGRSKQRRIKKRESSDSEDEDEARRKKTRREKRRKRDESSDEEEEDRRRRRKRKSRKEKRRRRSHRYSDESESDTSEDAGRRHRRNSRKAASPSDSDVSGSDDSRVGRGTKRSEKRTKKRHHEDDE; this is translated from the coding sequence ATGCCAGCAACAGCAGGAAGGGTTCGCATGCCAGCGAACAATAGGGTTCACAGTAGTGCAGCCCTGCAAACACATGGTATATGGCAAAGTGCAATTGGGTATGATCCATATGCACCTAATAAAGATGACGCGAAATCCTCTTCACAACAAAAATCCACCTCAAATAATGCTTCTGAACCTGAGGCTGAGAATGCTTATGCTAGTTTTCAAGGCCTCTTAGCCCTTGCTAGAATAACTGGTTCTAATGCTGATGAGGCTCGCGGCGCTTGTAAGAGATGTGGCCGTGTTGGTCATCTTGCTTTTCAATGTAGAAACTTTTTGAGTATTAAGGATGACTCTAAAGAGAAAGACCCAGATGCTATTCAGGCTGCGGTTTTATCTGGGTTGGAAAAGATTAAGGGGAGTgcaaggaagaaggaagagagCGAGGAGGAAGATGAGGAGGAAAGTGAGAGTTCCGATTCTGACGTGGATTCAGAGATTGAGAGGATTATTGCGGAAAGGTATGGTAAGAAGAGAAGTAGTAAAAGGAGGTCGTCtaaggatgatgatgattctgAGGCTGATGATGGAGAGAGGAAGAAAAGAGGGAGGTCGAAGCAAAGGAGGATTAAGAAAAGGGAGAGTAGTGACTCAGAGGATGAGGATGAAGCTAGAAGGAAGAAGACAAGAAGGGAAAAGCGGAGGAAGAGGGATGAGTCTTCTgatgaggaagaggaagatcGTCGGAGGAGGCGTAAGAGAAAGAGTAGGAAGgagaagaggaggaggagaagTCATCGCTATTCTGATGAGTCTGAATCGGATACTTCTGAGGATGCTGGCAGAAGGCATAGGCGTAATAGCAGGAAGGCAGCTTCACCTTCTGATTCTGATGTGAGTGGCTCTGATGATTCGCGGGTTGGCAGGGGTACAAAACGCTCAGAAAAGAGGACCAAGAAGCGCCATCATGAAGATGATGAGTAG